In Gossypium arboreum isolate Shixiya-1 chromosome 6, ASM2569848v2, whole genome shotgun sequence, the following are encoded in one genomic region:
- the LOC108484716 gene encoding molybdate transporter 1-like, translated as MESQSPNPQTLPETPPNNNPISRSSVNIVQRVTRNLGFHSKWAELNGAMGDLGTYIPIVLALTLAKDLNLGTTLIFTGIYNVVTGVLYGVPMPVQPMKSIAAVAISDSSGFNIPEIMAAGICTGAILLVLGVTGLMQMVYKFIPLSVVRGIQLSQGLSFAMSAVKYIRKVQDFSKSKSMGNRQWLGLDGMVLAIVCAGFITFINGAGQERNQSEEAIVDEERNIRRKRMRIIMATIPSAFIIFLLGVVLPFIRRPKVVNDIKFGPSEMEIVKITGHSWKEGFIKGTIPQLPLSVLNSVIAVCKLSSDLFPGREFSATSVSVTVGLMNLVGCWFGAMPCCHGAGGLAGQYKFGGRSGGCVALLGAAKMMLGLVLGTSLVTILHQFPVGILGVLLLFAGIELAMTCRDMNSKQESFVMLICTAVSLVGSSAALGFVCGMLVHLLLKLRTLCMP; from the coding sequence ATGGAGTCTCAAAGTCCAAACCCCCAAACCCTACCTGAAACACCTCCTAACAATAACCCCATCTCTCGTTCATCAGTCAACATAGTCCAAAGGGTGACGAGAAACTTGGGTTTTCATTCCAAATGGGCGGAATTGAATGGTGCCATGGGAGACTTAGGCACATATATTCCTATTGTATTAGCCTTGACACTTGCCAAGGACCTTAACTTGGGCACCACATTGATATTCACTGGTATTTACAACGTTGTCACTGGTGTCTTATATGGTGTCCCAATGCCTGTCCAACCCATGAAGTCTATTGCGGCCGTAGCTATATCGGACAGTTCTGGTTTTAACATCCCGGAAATTATGGCAGCTGGGATTTGTACAGGTGCAATTTTGCTGGTTTTGGGTGTTACAGGGTTGATGCAGATGGTGTACAAGTTTATACCTTTGTCTGTTGTTAGGGGAATTCAATTGTCCCAAGGCTTATCATTTGCTATGAGTGCTGTCAAGTATATTAGAAAGGTTCAGGATTTCTCAAAGTCAAAATCTATGGGAAATAGGCAGTGGTTAGGATTGGATGGAATGGTTTTGGCTATTGTTTGTGCTGGtttcataacttttatcaatGGAGCAGGTCAAGAAAGAAATCAAAGTGAGGAGGCTATTGTCGATGAAGAAAGGAATATTAGAAGAAAAAGAATGAGGATAATCATGGCTACCATCCCTTCAGCTTTCATCATTTTCTTGTTAGGTGTAGTGTTGCCTTTCATAAGAAGGCCAAAAGTGGTGAATGACATTAAGTTTGGACCTTCAGAAATGGAGATTGTGAAAATAACTGGTCATTCATGGAAGGAAGGATTTATCAAGGGGACAATTCCTCAACTACCTTTATCAGTACTGAACTCGGTGATTGCTGTCTGTAAGTTGTCATCAGATCTTTTTCCAGGAAGGGAATTCTCGGCCACCTCGGTTTCGGTAACCGTGGGGCTAATGAACTTGGTGGGGTGTTGGTTTGGTGCCATGCCATGTTGCCATGGTGCAGGTGGGTTAGCTGGACAGTACAAGTTTGGGGGCAGGAGTGGTGGGTGTGTTGCCTTACTTGGTGCAGCCAAAATGATGTTGGGTTTGGTATTAGGAACTTCTTTAGTGACAATTTTGCACCAGTTTCCTGTTGGTATCTTGGGTGTTTTACTCTTGTTTGCAGGGATTGAACTAGCAATGACTTGCAGGGACATGAATTCAAAGCAAGAGTCATTTGTGATGTTAATATGCACTGCTGTTTCACTTGTAGGGTCAAGTGCAGCACTTGGTTTTGTTTGTGGAATGTTAGTCCATTTGCTTCTTAAGCTAAGGACACTCTGTATGCCTTGA
- the LOC108484928 gene encoding probable ADP-ribosylation factor GTPase-activating protein AGD14: protein MGSRKKLKDDERMERTIRALLKLPENKRCINCNILGPQYVCTTFLTFVCTNCSGIHREFTHRVKSISLGKFSEDEVSALQAAGNERARQIYFKAWDPQLHSFPDGSNLKRLREFIREVYVERKYTGERTNILPSGHRVDTSESRKASVFSGRPRGPLYEDRHQWSSNEGSSPAGRSGARIFYLEARSARYAEENSRYGSSRRNPLHIEIVDNRLKSEGSRSARRHKDSFLHREPVTRSQSFSHQADRSGSPVVRPVRDILGENAPALQVGENSNANAGSDPDDSAIRQKNASSGGKESLIDFSMDFKPSKAVAEPNVQQVPPSSDGGSQSSDDLSSTGKAPPASNANSLEALLFDLSVSSSAVANVSAAPGIICAQSTASGQNISLDGVSAAAPAEKILTLTRSIAGPLQVTTDINCGYEVKAPEGHGFPCMQQHQPSLFPASDNNFPAHRNSKAVEALNSQSVTSFPMHNAQQLTNVPTVQSSTETRYEVGVQPVSAETMSSGRKELPQDLFMASYGSAPAAFPCWQNGLPHGMGFGLQYYPNAMHTAAFPSTAKTNPFESDTIPAQVPEFPSMVSLLGALPSAQDPNSLSHDAYSSGMASRSSYIASSPTTPELPFTSAMPSSAYMGDQSHIGVLPSRQQEIGSFDGNNFIFSSLNITQRPVGGHSAYNPPKSLPTMGTNPFG from the exons ATGGGGAGTAGGAAGAAATTAAAGGATGATGAACGAATGGAGAGGACGATTCGGGCTCTTCTTAAACTTCCCGAGAATAAAAGATGCATCAACTGcaatattttg GGTCCCCAATATGTTTGTACCACTTTCTTGACTTTTGTTTGCACCAACTGTAGTGGAATACA TCGGGAATTCACTCATCGAGTCAAATCGATATCATTGGGTAAATTTAGTGAAGATGAAGTGAGTGCTCTTCAAGCAGCAGGAAATGAG CGGGCAAGACAAATTTACTTCAAAGCATGGGATCCTCAACTCCATTCTTTTCCTGATGGCAG TAATCTTAAAAGGCTCCGAGAATTCATCAGGGAGGTCTATGTGGAAAGGAAATACACTGGAGAGAGGACTAACATTCTTCCAAGT GGACACAGGGTGGACACCTCTGAAAGCAGGAAGGCCAGTGTGTTCAGTGGTAGACCTAGAGGCCCACTTTATGAAGATAGACATCAATGGAGTTCTAATGAAGGATCTAGTCCTGCTGGAAGAAGTGGAGCTAGGATTTTCTATTTGGAGGCAAGAAGTGCTCGGTATGCCGAAGAAAATTCAAGATATGGAAGTTCACGTAGAAATCCTTTGCACATCGAGATTGTTGATAACAGGCTCAAATCTGAGGGTTCTAGAAGTGCCAGGCGACACAAGGACAGCTTTTTACATAGAGAACCTGTGACACGAAGCCAATCATTTAGCCACCAAGCAGATAGGTCTGGCTCTCCAGTGGTACGCCCGGTGAGAGATATCTTGGGGGAGAATGCTCCTGCCTTACAGGTAGGTGAAAATTCAAATGCAAATGCTGGAAGTGATCCTGATGATTCCGCTATAAGGCAG AAGAATGCATCATCTGGTGGCAAGGAAAGTTTGATCGATTTCAGTATGGATTTTAAACCATCTAAGGCTGTGGCTGAACCAAATGTGCAGCAAGTGCCTCCATCAAGTGATGGTGGTAGCCAGTCCTCAGACGACCTCTCTTCAACGGGAAAAGCACCTCCTGCCTCTAATGCTAATTCTTTGGAGgctttactctttgatctgtcaGTTTCATCTTCAGCAGTTGCTAATGTCTCGGCAGCACCAGGCATCATATGTGCTCAATCAACTGCATCTGGACAGAACATTTCATTAGATGGTGTTTCTGCAGCAGCACCTGCAGAAAAGATTTTGACATTGACAAGGTCCATTGCGGGCCCTCTTCAAGTCACAACTGATATTAATTGTGGCTACGAAGTCAAAGCTCCTGAGGGGCATGGGTTTCCCTGCATGCAACAACATCAGCCTTCTCTGTTCCCTGCTTCTGATAATAACTTTCCTGCACATCGAAATTCTAAAGCAGTTGAAGCACTGAATAGCCAG TCTGTTACTTCATTCCCGATGCATAATGCTCAACAATTGACCAATGTACCTACTGTACAGTCATCTACAGAAACAAGATATGAAGTCGGAGTGCAGCCTGTTTCTGCGGAAACAATGTCTAGCGGAAGAAAGGAACTTCCACAG GATCTCTTTATGGCAAGCTATGGATCAGCCCCTGCAGCATTCCCTTGTTGGCAAAATGGCCTACCACATGGAATGGGATTTGGATTGCAGTATTATCCTAATGCAATG CATACAGCAGCATTTCCAAGTACTGCAAAAACAAATCCATTTGAGAGTGATACGATTCCAGCGCAAGTCCCAGAA TTTCCTTCAATGGTATCTTTGCTAGGAGCCCTTCCTAGTGCCCAAGATCCGAATTCCTTGTCTCACGATGCCTATTCTTCAGGAATGGCATCTCGTTCATCATATATTGCATCATCTCCGACGACTCCAGAGTTACCTTTCACATCAGCTATGCCTTCTA GTGCATACATGGGAGATCAATCACACATTGGTGTGCTACCTTCCAG ACAGCAGGAAATTGGTAGCTTCGACGGTAATAACTTCATTTTCAGCTCCTTAAATATAACTCAGAGACCTGTGGGTGGACACTCGGCATATAATCCTCCAAAGTCTCTTCCTACAATGGGAACAAATCCATTCGGATAA